The genomic region TTCACCATTATCCGCCCTCACAGAGCGCAGTGAACGCGTTGGCGAATCTGCACTAATATACATTCCTTCGGGTAATGGATGAGGGTTTTTAACTAAAACAGCATATGAACGTGAAATAGATAGTTTAGAGAAATATAAGCCATTAAAGTCATTAAAGGGGTAGTGGCTTGCAACAACAACTGTATCACAAGATAGTTGTTTACCATTTTCCATAATGACAGTGGTGTCATCTTCCAACTCAACCGCTCTCGTGTCTTGGTAGATTAACCCTCCAAGCCGTTTAATTTCGTTTAGGAGACCCGTTAAAAATTTAACAGGGTGAAATTGCGCTTGACGCGACATGGTCAAGGCTGCTGTTGTATTAAATGGTAGCGTTTGCAATTTCCCTTCTGTCAAAACAGCACTTATTCCAAGCTTTTCATAAGCTCTGGCTTCTTTTTTTATCTTTTCAGCACCCTTTTCTGTTGTGGCATAAACGGTGGCGTCTTTTACTTCAAAATCACAGTCAATTTGTAAGTTATCACTTGTCTGATTAATAAGTTTTAATCCATCGATATTCGCTTGATAGTAGAGACGAGCTTGTTCCTCATTAAAGGTTTGAATAATCTTGTCATAAATCAAGCTAGGCTGGGCAGAAATTTTAGCAGTGGTATGTCCGGTAACTCCTGACAGAAGACTACGAGCTTCAACAAGGCAAACTTTTTTACCAGATTTTGCGAGTAAATAGGCTGTCATAATCCCTACTATACCGCCACCAATTACACCAATTTGCGTCTCTTGATTATCAGTCATTTTAGAAAAAGTAGGGATTTCGCGGGTGAGCCAGTAAGATTCTGGGAATTGCCATTGTTCTTGGTCAGCAAATCTATCTTTCATAAAAAACTCCTCCTTCTTTATCACTGTTACCTTGTTTAAAGTATACCACTTTAGCTGATGTGAAAAAAATTAAAGTTACCCCTTCTCATTTAAAGATAGCGTTTTCTTTGCTAAAATGATTGGCTTCTTATACAATTACGTTATAAGAATAGTAAAAATAGGAGGTAATAACGATATGGCTAAATTTGTAAAAGGTGCATATGATACAATCTCAGAAGTTCATACTGCTTTAGAAGAATTAAAAGAAGAGGGTTATACAAAGAAAAATATTAAATTGGTAACAGATGGTAATAAAACTTATGAAGATTTAAAGAGTGCTACAAATACAGAGGTTGAAAAAGAAGATGGAACAGTAAAAAATAAGGATACTTGGGATAATATTATTTTTGATTTTCCGCTTCTTTCCAGCCAGGACTATTCTAATAACGTCATTAGTCCAGTCCCAGATCCTGATTCTGAAATTGACGAAGAAGACAGTTTACTTAAAGGGTACAAAAAAGAGTTAGATCAAGGTAAAATCATTGTTATAGTAGAAGATATTTTAAATAAACAAGCATCTTTCAATCTAGATAAAATAGATAAAAATAGTGAAACACCAAAAGATAATATGACAACTAAGGAAGTACTTGAAAAAACTCCGGAGCAAGACTCACATCCAGATACGAATGAAATGGACGAAGTGTTAGAACAAGAAACAACTTATGTACCTGGTGATGAAGCCAGACATTCAGATAAGTAAGGATTTCATAACCAATTTTTAAAAAATAGGTATTCACCGTGAAACCAATACGATGAGCACCTATTTTTTTATTAATCAACAATGAAGGAGCGTTTACAATGGGATTTTATCAAGATAATAAAAATGAAATACTCACACTTTAATTAATCTCTCAGATTTTAGGCAAAGTAAAATTAGAATATGCTGCTCAAGAGCCTCAATGGGCCCATGTGGTTTTAGATATTACACCCCATGGTTTCTCTACGGGATTACTTAAGCATAAAAATGCTTATTTTGAAATTGAAGCGGACTTGATTGCCAGTGAAATTATCGTCAAAGCAAAAGAAAAAGACAAAGTGATAAAACTGACAGATGGTAAGGCCATCAGCGACTATTATAAAGAAATCATACAAGCAACAAAAAAAAGTTGGTCTTGACATCACAATTCAAACAAAGCCACAAGAAATGGCACACACAACTCCGTTTGAGGAAGATCAAAATCACCATCACTATAGCGAAAGTGTCGCAAGTCAAATTTTGAATTGGTTCCAATTTGCTTGGGACGCCGAGCAGCAGTTTATTGCACCTTTTAGACAAAGAAAGGTTTATCCAGGCTTATTCTGGGGTACCTTTGATGTGTCATGTATCATCATTTATAACGAATTAGAAGATTTTCCCGATGATAGCAAAGTTATTGAACGGGCTGCTTTTGACGAACATATGATTGAATTTGGCTTTTGGTTAGGTGATGACACGATTGAAAATCCGTGTTTCTTCACCCTTCCCTATCCTTTTGTAGACGGAGTAGAGCTTGAAGTGGATGACACTTTCCCAACGGGTAGTTACTTCAACTCTAAAATGGCTGAGTATTTATACGAAATAAAATCCGAAGTGAGTCAGGCTGATACAGATGAAACGATTCGCTTTTTGGAAGCCTCTTGCAAAAAGTCATTAGAATATCTAAAATGGCAAGAAACGCAACACTTCTTTGAAGAATTAAAAATGGATA from Jeotgalibaca dankookensis harbors:
- a CDS encoding FAD-dependent oxidoreductase, translating into MKDRFADQEQWQFPESYWLTREIPTFSKMTDNQETQIGVIGGGIVGIMTAYLLAKSGKKVCLVEARSLLSGVTGHTTAKISAQPSLIYDKIIQTFNEEQARLYYQANIDGLKLINQTSDNLQIDCDFEVKDATVYATTEKGAEKIKKEARAYEKLGISAVLTEGKLQTLPFNTTAALTMSRQAQFHPVKFLTGLLNEIKRLGGLIYQDTRAVELEDDTTVIMENGKQLSCDTVVVASHYPFNDFNGLYFSKLSISRSYAVLVKNPHPLPEGMYISADSPTRSLRSVRADNGEQLLLIGGDSHKTGKSKSDTQEHYHNLLTFGEEFFSTDEVVYHWSAQDMTTLDKLPYVGQMTHRSPHVLVATGFNKWGMAMGATSAKLITDIIMEQTNPYRDLLDPTRGKFKPADVKQFFIKNTTVGKDFITSKNKQPKLVPDDLLADEGGLVSVSGEKMGGYRDQDGELHLVKTTCTHMGCGLNWNNAERSWDCPCHGSRFSYKGEVLNGPAVTPLENVDPTL
- a CDS encoding general stress protein; translation: MAKFVKGAYDTISEVHTALEELKEEGYTKKNIKLVTDGNKTYEDLKSATNTEVEKEDGTVKNKDTWDNIIFDFPLLSSQDYSNNVISPVPDPDSEIDEEDSLLKGYKKELDQGKIIVIVEDILNKQASFNLDKIDKNSETPKDNMTTKEVLEKTPEQDSHPDTNEMDEVLEQETTYVPGDEARHSDK
- a CDS encoding DUF5996 family protein translates to MLGKVKLEYAAQEPQWAHVVLDITPHGFSTGLLKHKNAYFEIEADLIASEIIVKAKEKDKVIKLTDGKAISDYYKEIIQATKKSWS
- a CDS encoding DUF5996 family protein, whose translation is MVRPSATIIKKSYKQQKKVGLDITIQTKPQEMAHTTPFEEDQNHHHYSESVASQILNWFQFAWDAEQQFIAPFRQRKVYPGLFWGTFDVSCIIIYNELEDFPDDSKVIERAAFDEHMIEFGFWLGDDTIENPCFFTLPYPFVDGVELEVDDTFPTGSYFNSKMAEYLYEIKSEVSQADTDETIRFLEASCKKSLEYLKWQETQHFFEELKMDKNKK